In Microbulbifer agarilyticus, the DNA window CCAGCGATGGCGTGGAAGTATTCACCGCGCGTAAAGAAGAGTCTTTTTGACGCAGCGGCACAGATTTTCCCCAAGGTAAGGCATCAACAGGGTTAAACGGATTCCTCGCACATGAACTCTCCGCAGCTGGCTGAAATACCGCACTTTGAAAAACCCCTGTTCTTTTTCGACCAGTCCCGCTTCCGGCGGGATCTCGCGGAGGGCGCACGCCCACTGCTGGAAATCTTCAAAGATGCGGTCGGCGCCGCGGACACCCATATGGCACGGCGCTTCCGTGAGGGCGAGGATGTCCGCACTCTGGTGTACGAGCGCGCGCTCTTCGTCGACTGTCTGCTGCATTACGCCTGGTACCAGTACCAGTGGCCCGAGACCATTAGCCTGCTCGCCGTAGGCGGTTATGGACGCGGCGAACTGCATCCTCGGTCGGACATTGACCTGCTGATCCTGACCACGGAAAAACCCAGCGCCACCGTCGTCGACAATATTGAACGGCTCGTGGCGTTCCTGTGGGATTTGAAACTCGATATCGGTCACTCCGTGCGAAGCATCGATGACTGCATCGAAATGGCGGAGGAAGATATTACCGTCGCCACCAATCTGATGGAGTGCCGCACGGTCGTCGGCAATCCGGCGCTACACGAAGCGCTGGCCAAGCGAATGACCCCGGAATGCCTGTGGCCCGCGGATAAATTCTTCAGCGCCAAATACGCCGAACAGCAAGCCCGCCACAGCAAGCAGCAGGGAGCCGAGTACAACCTCGAGCCCAACATCAAAAATGCCCCCGGCGGACTGCGGGATATCCAGACCATCAACTGGGTAGCCAAACGCTACTTCCAGGTACGCACCCTCAAACAACTTCAAGGTAAAGGCTTCTTCACCGAAGAAGAGTTCGCCATCCTGCAATCCGGCGAAGACTTCCTGTGGCGTGTGCGCTACGGCCTCCACCTGCTGGCGGGACGCCCCGAGGAGCGCCTGCTGTTCGATTACCAGCGCGAACTCGCCCGCGAATTTGGCTACAAGGACAACGACACCCACCTTGCGGTGGAGCAGTTCATGCACACCTACTACCGCATCGTGATGGCGCTGCGGGAACTGAACGATGTATTGCTGCAATTCCTGGACGAGGTAATCCTGCAGCGCGGCAAGCACCTGCCGGTTACGCCCATCAATGAGCGCTTCCAGCTACGTGGCAATACCATCGAAGCCGCGGTCACTCGCACCTTTACCGAATATCCTTCCGCGCTGCTGGAAATATTTGTGTTGATGGCGGAAAACCCGCAGATCGACGGTGTGCGTGCATCCACTATCCGCTTAATTCGCGAACATCGACACCTGATCGACGACCGCTTCCGCGCTGACCCGGTCAATGCACAACTATTTATGCAGCTGGTGCGCAGCCCTCGCGGCCTCTCCAAACAGCTCACACGGATGACACGCTACGGCATTCTCGGCCGCTACCTGCCAGAATTTGGCCGGGTCACCGGGCAAATGCAGCACGACCTGTTCCACATCTACACGGTCGACGCACATACACTGCAGGTCGTGCGCAACATGCGCAGCTTCCGCAGCAAAGAGGCCTGGGAAAAATTCCCCCTGGCCGCAGAGATACTCTCGCGCATGCGCAAACCCGAGCTGCTGTATATCGCGGGCCTCTACCACGATATTGCCAAAGGTCGCGGCGGCGACCACTCCAAACTGGGGGTCGCCGACGCAGACGCCTTCTGCCGCCGGCACGACCTCTCAGCGCGTGACCGACGCCTGGTGTGCTGGCTGGTAGAAAAGCACCTGCTGATGAGTGCGGTGTCGCAAAAGCAGGACATTACCGACCCGGAGGTGGTGCACAGTTTCGCCGCTGAAGTCGGCGATCGCGAACATCTGGACTACCTCTACGCGCTGACAGTTGCAGACATCAACGCGACAAATCCGGACCTGTGGAACAGCTGGCGCGCGAGCCTGATGCGCCAGCTCTACCAATACACCCAGCGCGCCCTGCGCCGCGGACTGGAAAACCCCATCGACCGCGACGAGATTTACGAAGAGACTCAGGCTCAGGCACGCAACATGCTGCGTGCCATGGGTATTCCAAGTAACTCCGTGGAAGACATCTGGTGTGAAATGGGTGAGGACTACTTCGTACGCGAAAGCGCCGACAGTATCACCTGGCACACCGCGGCGATTTATCAACTGCAAAAGGACCCGGAGCGGGACGAAGA includes these proteins:
- a CDS encoding [protein-PII] uridylyltransferase — protein: MNSPQLAEIPHFEKPLFFFDQSRFRRDLAEGARPLLEIFKDAVGAADTHMARRFREGEDVRTLVYERALFVDCLLHYAWYQYQWPETISLLAVGGYGRGELHPRSDIDLLILTTEKPSATVVDNIERLVAFLWDLKLDIGHSVRSIDDCIEMAEEDITVATNLMECRTVVGNPALHEALAKRMTPECLWPADKFFSAKYAEQQARHSKQQGAEYNLEPNIKNAPGGLRDIQTINWVAKRYFQVRTLKQLQGKGFFTEEEFAILQSGEDFLWRVRYGLHLLAGRPEERLLFDYQRELAREFGYKDNDTHLAVEQFMHTYYRIVMALRELNDVLLQFLDEVILQRGKHLPVTPINERFQLRGNTIEAAVTRTFTEYPSALLEIFVLMAENPQIDGVRASTIRLIREHRHLIDDRFRADPVNAQLFMQLVRSPRGLSKQLTRMTRYGILGRYLPEFGRVTGQMQHDLFHIYTVDAHTLQVVRNMRSFRSKEAWEKFPLAAEILSRMRKPELLYIAGLYHDIAKGRGGDHSKLGVADADAFCRRHDLSARDRRLVCWLVEKHLLMSAVSQKQDITDPEVVHSFAAEVGDREHLDYLYALTVADINATNPDLWNSWRASLMRQLYQYTQRALRRGLENPIDRDEIYEETQAQARNMLRAMGIPSNSVEDIWCEMGEDYFVRESADSITWHTAAIYQLQKDPERDEDSDTLVLTRNSGPGEHDGATEVFVYTPDRPNVFAAVVTGLDMLNLNIHDARLYSSAAGYTLDTFYVLDESGQPLLDEPHRLEQIRNTLQEELKLVEDYSKVIKRRTPRRLKMFHLASQAHISTEPGDTYSTLEITSADRPGLLARIARIFITHDLRLHNAKISTLGERVEDIFHITDSEDQPLADNALIETLQQAICQELDAHQATLPPQP